From a region of the Labrenzia sp. CE80 genome:
- the ftsH gene encoding ATP-dependent zinc metalloprotease FtsH gives MNANFRNFALWVIIALLLIALFQLFQSPGQRSATNEVAFSQFLNQAERGEIRDVTIQEQQISGHYNSGGSFQTYSPENAQYVDLLREKGVLINARPPSENFSLIGALFSWLPMLIILGIWIFVMRQMQGGAGGKAMGFGKSKAKLLTEAHGRVTFEDVAGIDEAKEDLQEIVEFLRDPQKFQRLGGRIPRGVLLVGPPGTGKTLTARAVAGEANVPFFTISGSDFVEMFVGVGASRVRDMFEQAKKNSPCIIFIDEIDAVGRHRGAGLGGGNDEREQTLNQLLVEMDGFEPNEGVIIIAATNRPDVLDPALLRPGRFDRQIVVPNPDITGREKILKVHMRKVPLAPDVDVKTLARGTPGFSGADLMNLVNEAALLAARRSKRLVTMAEFEDAKDKVMMGAERRTLVMTEEEKKLTAYHEAGHALVALHQEASDPIHKATIIPRGRALGMVMRLPEKDQVSLTRAKCKADLAVAMGGRVAEEMIFGYEKVTSGASGDIQMATKLARAMATQFGMSDKLGPLLYGENQEEVFLGHSVAKNQHVSDETQKIVDAEIKSFVNQGYETAKKVLGDHEDELHTIAKGLLEYETLSGDEIKNLLKGKPPVRDTDDDQPIGRSSAVPSAGVKRGGDEPSGGMEPQPQA, from the coding sequence ATGAACGCAAATTTTCGCAACTTCGCACTTTGGGTGATCATTGCCTTGCTGCTGATCGCCTTGTTTCAGCTGTTCCAGAGCCCAGGCCAGCGGAGTGCGACCAATGAGGTCGCCTTCTCGCAGTTCCTGAACCAGGCCGAGCGCGGTGAAATCCGCGATGTGACCATTCAGGAGCAGCAGATCTCCGGTCATTACAACAGCGGTGGCTCATTCCAGACTTATTCGCCGGAAAACGCGCAATATGTCGATCTACTCCGCGAGAAGGGTGTGCTGATCAATGCACGGCCGCCTTCAGAGAATTTCTCGCTGATTGGGGCGCTTTTCTCATGGCTGCCGATGCTGATCATTCTCGGCATCTGGATTTTCGTGATGCGCCAGATGCAGGGCGGAGCCGGCGGCAAGGCGATGGGCTTCGGCAAATCGAAGGCCAAGCTGCTCACAGAGGCTCATGGGCGCGTTACGTTTGAAGATGTTGCTGGTATCGACGAAGCCAAGGAAGATCTTCAGGAGATCGTCGAGTTCCTGCGTGACCCACAGAAGTTCCAGCGTCTTGGCGGACGGATCCCACGCGGTGTTCTTCTTGTTGGCCCTCCAGGCACCGGTAAGACGCTCACCGCACGGGCCGTTGCTGGTGAGGCGAATGTGCCGTTCTTCACCATCTCGGGTTCTGACTTTGTCGAGATGTTTGTCGGTGTCGGCGCGAGCCGTGTCCGCGACATGTTCGAACAGGCTAAGAAAAATTCCCCTTGCATCATCTTCATCGATGAAATCGATGCCGTTGGACGTCACCGTGGCGCCGGTCTCGGCGGTGGCAATGATGAGCGCGAGCAGACGTTGAACCAGTTGCTTGTGGAGATGGATGGTTTTGAGCCCAACGAGGGTGTCATCATCATCGCTGCGACCAACCGTCCTGACGTTCTGGATCCGGCGCTTCTGCGTCCAGGCCGTTTCGACCGTCAGATCGTGGTCCCGAACCCGGATATCACTGGCCGTGAGAAGATCCTCAAGGTTCACATGCGCAAGGTGCCGCTTGCGCCTGATGTCGACGTTAAGACCTTGGCGCGTGGTACGCCTGGTTTCTCCGGTGCTGACCTTATGAACCTCGTCAACGAAGCTGCGCTTCTGGCTGCTCGCCGGTCCAAGCGCCTGGTGACCATGGCCGAGTTCGAGGACGCCAAGGACAAGGTCATGATGGGCGCGGAACGTCGCACCCTGGTCATGACCGAAGAAGAAAAGAAGCTGACGGCCTATCACGAAGCCGGTCATGCCCTGGTCGCGCTTCATCAGGAAGCTTCTGATCCGATCCACAAGGCAACCATCATTCCTCGCGGACGTGCGCTCGGAATGGTGATGCGTTTGCCGGAGAAGGACCAGGTGTCACTGACCCGTGCGAAGTGCAAGGCGGACCTTGCTGTTGCCATGGGTGGACGCGTGGCGGAAGAAATGATCTTCGGCTATGAAAAAGTCACCTCTGGTGCTTCTGGTGATATTCAGATGGCCACCAAACTTGCCAGGGCGATGGCGACACAGTTTGGTATGTCCGATAAGCTTGGCCCGCTGCTCTATGGCGAGAATCAGGAAGAGGTGTTCCTCGGCCATTCCGTTGCAAAGAACCAGCACGTTTCTGACGAAACCCAGAAAATCGTCGATGCGGAGATCAAGTCCTTCGTCAATCAGGGCTATGAGACCGCAAAGAAGGTTCTGGGCGATCACGAGGACGAGCTGCACACGATTGCCAAGGGTCTTCTTGAGTACGAAACCCTGTCGGGTGATGAGATCAAGAATCTCCTGAAGGGCAAGCCACCTGTGCGCGACACCGATGACGATCAGCCGATTGGGCGGTCTTCGGCGGTGCCATCGGCAGGCGTCAAGCGTGGTGGTGACGAGCCGAGCGGCGGCATGGAGCCTCAACCGCAGGCTTGA
- a CDS encoding phosphoserine transaminase — MTIGITKPDVRPANPNFSSGPCSKRPGWSLEGLADAPLGRSHRAKVGKAKLAEAIDLTREVLKVPADYRIGIVPASDTGAIEMAMWSLLGARPVDMLAWESFGSGWVTDVLKQLKLDGARKIEAPYGELPDLASIDFSHDVVFTWNGTTSGVRVPNADWIPADREGLTICDATSAAFAQDLEFSKLDVVTFSWQKVLGGEAAHGVLILSPRAVERLESYVPSWPLPKIFRMTKGGKLIEGIFKGETINTPSMLCVEDYLDALKWSQSIGGLEGLKARADGNLKVLADWVEKTDWVDFLAVEPATRSNTSVCFKVVDPDVTALPTDAQAAFAKAMVAALDAEGVAYDIGAYRDAPSGLRIWSGATIEASDLEALVAWLDWAFTDQKARL; from the coding sequence ATGACTATAGGTATCACGAAGCCGGACGTGCGTCCGGCTAATCCCAATTTTTCGTCCGGACCTTGCTCCAAGCGACCTGGCTGGTCCCTTGAGGGCCTCGCTGATGCGCCGCTTGGCCGGTCTCATCGCGCCAAGGTTGGAAAAGCCAAACTGGCTGAGGCGATAGACCTGACACGCGAAGTGCTCAAGGTTCCCGCCGACTACCGGATCGGCATTGTCCCTGCATCAGACACTGGCGCCATCGAAATGGCTATGTGGTCGCTTCTCGGCGCCCGTCCGGTCGATATGCTCGCCTGGGAAAGTTTTGGTTCTGGCTGGGTCACGGACGTTCTGAAGCAGCTGAAATTGGACGGTGCCCGCAAGATCGAAGCGCCCTATGGCGAGTTACCTGATCTCGCAAGTATCGACTTTTCCCACGATGTCGTCTTCACTTGGAATGGCACGACCTCCGGAGTTCGAGTTCCAAATGCGGACTGGATCCCTGCCGACCGTGAAGGTCTGACGATCTGTGACGCGACGTCTGCTGCGTTTGCGCAGGATCTGGAATTTTCCAAGCTCGATGTTGTGACGTTCTCCTGGCAAAAAGTGCTTGGCGGCGAAGCTGCGCACGGGGTCTTGATCCTGAGCCCGCGGGCGGTCGAACGTCTCGAGAGCTATGTCCCATCCTGGCCTTTGCCAAAGATCTTCCGCATGACAAAGGGCGGCAAGTTGATCGAAGGCATCTTCAAGGGTGAGACGATCAACACTCCGTCGATGCTCTGCGTCGAGGACTATCTTGATGCCCTGAAGTGGTCCCAATCCATCGGCGGTCTGGAAGGCTTGAAGGCTCGCGCTGATGGCAATTTGAAAGTCCTGGCCGACTGGGTTGAGAAGACCGACTGGGTGGATTTTCTGGCTGTCGAGCCAGCGACGAGATCCAACACGTCTGTCTGTTTCAAGGTGGTTGACCCGGACGTGACGGCGCTTCCGACGGATGCTCAGGCTGCATTTGCCAAGGCGATGGTTGCTGCGCTTGATGCCGAAGGCGTTGCCTATGACATCGGTGCCTACCGCGATGCCCCCTCCGGTTTGCGGATCTGGTCGGGCGCCACGATCGAAGCGTCTGATCTCGAGGCTCTGGTTGCCTGGCTTGACTGGGCTTTCACCGATCAGAAAGCACGCCTCTAG
- the ybgF gene encoding tol-pal system protein YbgF has product MVTFRGLAVLLAALGLAVVLATPSEAQLFGRKKDDSTVRVNELEERLRVLTGQIEQLSFQMRELQDQMRRMQEDNEYRFQQLEGGTPGKRSDIGQPSQTNGAQEFSGAPKSLGTLPASGSGDADWSATGGYENGTTNLPTNGPIDLSALAGGAADVPTGPTGLDAPQDPLTTQSAQTFAGLSASGDPREDYDRAYSYAVNGQYAAAEEGFRAFIETYPDDRLAPNAQFWLGESLLAQRNYRDAADAFLKTYTDNPGSDKSPDSLLKLGLSLNGLGEGDAACATFAELLNKFPNAAPAVLSQAREERTRAQCS; this is encoded by the coding sequence ATGGTGACATTTCGAGGACTTGCGGTCCTCTTGGCGGCGTTGGGACTGGCTGTTGTGTTGGCAACGCCTTCCGAAGCGCAGCTTTTCGGTCGGAAGAAGGATGATTCAACAGTTCGTGTAAATGAGCTGGAGGAGCGCCTGAGAGTTTTGACCGGTCAGATCGAACAGCTGTCATTTCAAATGCGTGAACTGCAGGATCAGATGCGGCGCATGCAGGAAGACAACGAGTATCGCTTCCAGCAACTCGAAGGGGGCACGCCGGGCAAACGCTCGGACATTGGGCAGCCCTCTCAAACAAATGGCGCGCAGGAGTTTTCAGGCGCGCCGAAATCGCTTGGAACCTTGCCGGCGTCTGGCTCTGGCGATGCGGATTGGTCGGCGACCGGCGGATATGAAAACGGCACGACGAATCTGCCAACCAACGGGCCGATTGATCTGTCAGCACTCGCTGGCGGCGCTGCCGACGTTCCAACAGGTCCGACCGGCCTAGATGCACCGCAGGACCCGCTGACGACACAGTCGGCGCAGACTTTTGCCGGCCTGAGCGCAAGTGGTGACCCGCGAGAGGACTACGACCGCGCCTACAGCTATGCGGTCAATGGTCAATATGCCGCAGCAGAAGAAGGCTTTCGCGCCTTCATCGAGACCTATCCTGACGACAGGTTGGCCCCCAACGCTCAGTTCTGGTTGGGCGAGAGCCTTCTGGCGCAGCGCAATTACCGAGATGCTGCCGATGCCTTCCTGAAGACCTACACGGACAATCCTGGAAGTGATAAAAGCCCCGACAGTCTGCTGAAGCTTGGGCTTTCCCTGAACGGCCTTGGCGAGGGCGACGCCGCCTGTGCGACCTTTGCTGAGCTGTTGAACAAGTTCCCAAATGCTGCACCTGCCGTGCTCAGCCAGGCGCGGGAAGAACGTACCCGTGCGCAGTGCTCCTGA
- the serA gene encoding phosphoglycerate dehydrogenase, giving the protein MAPKVLISDKLSPAAVQIFKDRGIDVDFQPDLGKDKEKLLAAIGDYDGLAIRSATKVTEKIIAAADNLKVIGRAGIGVDNVDIPHATARGIIVMNTPFGNAITTAEHAIAMMFSAARQIPAADVSTQAGKWEKSRFMGKEITAKTLGLIGCGNIGSIVADRAIGLKMKVVAFDPFLTPERAVVLGVEKVELDELLRRADFLTLHTPLTDKTRNIIDAAAIEKMKPGAFIINCARGGLVDEAAVRAALDDGKLGGAAFDVFVQEPAKENTLFGAPNFVSTPHLGASTSEAQENVALQVAEQMCDFLLEGAVSNALNMPSISAEEAPKLTPFVQLAEQLGSFAGQLTESGIKTVRLEYAGAVADLNTKALTSAALTGVLTPLLQTVNMVSAPVVARERGIEVEEIRREKKGAYETYIRLTLVTEHQERSVAGTVFADGKPRIIQVKGINMEAELGAHMLYVTNEDKPGFIGHLGMELGSAGVNIATFNLGRIAVGQDAICLVEVDGKVPQEVMDRLAAVSHVKQVKSLSF; this is encoded by the coding sequence ATGGCTCCGAAAGTACTGATTTCAGATAAGCTGTCGCCTGCCGCCGTCCAGATCTTCAAGGATCGCGGGATCGATGTGGATTTCCAGCCTGACCTTGGCAAGGATAAGGAGAAACTCCTTGCCGCCATTGGCGACTATGATGGTCTCGCAATTCGATCGGCCACAAAGGTCACGGAAAAGATCATTGCCGCAGCCGATAACCTCAAGGTGATCGGTCGGGCCGGTATCGGCGTCGACAACGTTGATATCCCGCATGCAACTGCACGCGGGATCATCGTCATGAACACCCCGTTCGGCAACGCGATCACCACGGCCGAACACGCAATTGCGATGATGTTCTCGGCGGCACGGCAGATTCCGGCCGCGGATGTATCGACCCAGGCGGGCAAGTGGGAAAAATCGCGGTTTATGGGGAAGGAGATCACCGCAAAAACGTTGGGCCTGATCGGTTGCGGCAATATTGGCTCGATCGTGGCCGATCGGGCGATCGGGCTTAAGATGAAGGTGGTCGCTTTTGATCCGTTCCTCACGCCTGAGCGGGCCGTGGTGTTGGGCGTCGAGAAAGTCGAGCTCGACGAGCTTTTGCGCCGTGCCGATTTTCTGACGCTGCACACGCCTCTGACGGACAAAACCCGCAACATCATTGATGCGGCGGCGATTGAAAAAATGAAGCCAGGAGCATTCATCATAAATTGCGCCCGTGGGGGCTTGGTGGATGAGGCGGCAGTTCGCGCTGCATTGGACGACGGGAAGCTTGGTGGTGCCGCCTTTGATGTCTTCGTTCAGGAGCCGGCAAAGGAAAATACCCTGTTCGGTGCTCCCAATTTTGTATCGACGCCGCATCTAGGTGCATCAACCAGCGAAGCACAGGAAAATGTCGCGCTGCAGGTCGCAGAGCAGATGTGCGATTTCCTCTTGGAGGGGGCGGTTTCCAACGCGCTTAACATGCCCTCCATCTCGGCAGAAGAAGCTCCCAAACTGACGCCATTTGTTCAGCTTGCCGAACAGCTGGGTTCTTTTGCCGGACAGCTCACCGAGAGCGGGATCAAGACGGTGCGTCTGGAATATGCTGGCGCTGTGGCTGATCTCAATACGAAGGCGCTGACATCAGCGGCGTTGACAGGGGTTCTGACCCCTCTACTTCAGACCGTGAACATGGTGTCGGCCCCGGTAGTGGCCCGTGAGCGGGGGATCGAAGTCGAAGAAATCCGCCGTGAGAAAAAAGGGGCCTATGAGACCTACATCCGGCTGACCTTGGTCACGGAGCATCAGGAGCGCTCCGTGGCGGGAACCGTGTTTGCAGATGGCAAGCCGAGGATTATCCAGGTCAAAGGCATCAACATGGAGGCCGAACTCGGGGCGCATATGCTCTATGTCACCAATGAGGACAAGCCTGGTTTTATTGGTCATCTTGGCATGGAACTTGGGAGCGCAGGCGTGAACATTGCGACCTTCAATCTCGGACGTATCGCAGTTGGGCAGGATGCGATTTGCCTTGTTGAAGTTGACGGCAAGGTGCCCCAGGAGGTGATGGACCGTTTGGCTGCGGTCTCTCATGTGAAGCAGGTGAAGTCTCTGTCGTTCTGA
- the pal gene encoding peptidoglycan-associated lipoprotein Pal, whose product MLELGKFARSAKMLLAIGSMLFVAACAQTQPDGLKGNVAPGTGQDFVVNVGDRVYFEEDQSTINAQAQATLDKQSQWLAKYSKYTITIEGHADERGTRQYNIALGARRAAAARDYLVSRGVSASRIKTISYGKERPVAVCNDNSCWSQNRRAVTVLNNVTN is encoded by the coding sequence ATGTTGGAATTGGGGAAGTTTGCGCGAAGCGCAAAAATGTTGCTGGCGATTGGCTCCATGCTGTTTGTTGCTGCTTGCGCTCAGACTCAGCCTGACGGCCTGAAAGGCAACGTCGCGCCCGGAACTGGTCAGGACTTCGTTGTGAACGTCGGCGACCGTGTGTACTTTGAAGAAGATCAATCAACGATCAATGCGCAAGCGCAGGCAACCTTGGACAAGCAGTCTCAATGGCTCGCGAAGTATTCCAAATACACGATCACGATTGAAGGCCATGCGGATGAGCGTGGCACGCGTCAGTACAATATTGCTCTTGGTGCTCGCCGTGCCGCGGCAGCCAGGGACTACCTGGTGTCACGCGGTGTTTCGGCGTCACGCATCAAGACGATTTCCTACGGCAAGGAGCGTCCGGTCGCGGTTTGTAACGACAACAGCTGCTGGTCCCAGAACCGTCGTGCTGTGACAGTTTTGAACAACGTGACCAACTGA
- a CDS encoding outer membrane protein produces the protein MFLKRLSLTGAAVVLSSAAMAADLPPPVIEHIPEVPASGGWYLRGDIGYKLYADPNGSFNDPVVGNLRYQRETMDDAWMIGVGVGYQFTDYFRGDLTVDYETAAKAKGYAVCGTCTGGFSEESTDIDVWTVMINGYVDIGTWHNITPYVGAGIGAAYVNTSGTTSVNPGSNAVNYDGSHSEWNFAWALMAGASYAVTPNWSIDAGYRYKNLGTAKTVKYYNTGSGGTRSEFKDLTAHEFRLGARYTFDSYAAAPAPSYYPAQPITSNF, from the coding sequence ATGTTTTTAAAGCGATTGTCTTTGACCGGTGCCGCAGTGGTTCTGTCATCTGCGGCCATGGCGGCTGACCTGCCGCCCCCGGTCATCGAACATATTCCGGAGGTTCCAGCATCCGGCGGTTGGTATTTGCGTGGCGATATTGGTTACAAGCTTTATGCGGATCCGAACGGTAGCTTCAACGATCCAGTCGTTGGCAACCTTCGCTATCAGCGCGAGACCATGGATGACGCCTGGATGATCGGCGTTGGTGTCGGTTACCAGTTCACTGACTATTTCCGCGGCGATTTGACGGTTGATTACGAGACAGCTGCCAAAGCTAAAGGGTATGCCGTTTGTGGTACATGTACCGGAGGCTTCTCGGAAGAAAGTACTGATATTGATGTCTGGACCGTAATGATCAACGGTTATGTTGACATCGGCACCTGGCACAACATTACACCATATGTTGGTGCCGGTATTGGTGCTGCCTACGTGAACACCAGCGGCACCACCTCCGTGAATCCTGGTTCGAATGCGGTCAATTATGACGGATCCCACAGTGAATGGAATTTCGCCTGGGCTTTGATGGCAGGTGCCTCTTATGCGGTGACTCCGAATTGGAGCATCGACGCGGGCTACCGTTACAAGAACTTGGGTACTGCGAAAACCGTCAAGTACTACAATACGGGTTCAGGTGGCACGCGCTCAGAGTTCAAAGACCTTACAGCCCACGAATTCCGTCTGGGTGCTCGTTATACCTTCGACAGCTATGCGGCGGCTCCAGCTCCGAGCTACTACCCAGCACAGCCGATCACCAGCAACTTCTAA
- the glmM gene encoding phosphoglucosamine mutase, whose amino-acid sequence MRKFFGTDGIRGRANVFPMTAEMALKVGMAAGLAFKNGEHRHRVVIGKDTRLSGYMIENALVAGFTSVGMDVFLLGPMPTPSVAMLTRSLRADLGVMISASHNPFHDNGIKFFGPDGFKLSDGIELEIEALAESDMTNRLSGSGELGRARRIEGAQQRYIEFAKRTLPREMSLEGLRVVIDCANGAAYKVAPEALWELGADVVSLGVSPDGFNINKDCGSTSTDALAKKVHEVRADIGIALDGDADRVIIVDENGNVIDGDQLMAVVAQSWQAHNRLSQPGIVATVMSNLGLERYLGDLGLSLARTKVGDRYVVEHMRAQGYNVGGEQSGHIVLSDFATTGDGLIAALQVMACVKDMGRSVSEVCRRFEPVPQLLKNVRYSGGTPLEQADVRAAIEDGEDRLGNSGRLVIRASGTEPLIRVMAEGDDAGLIKQVVNDIADVVARTAA is encoded by the coding sequence ATGCGCAAGTTCTTCGGAACGGATGGCATCCGCGGCCGTGCAAATGTATTTCCCATGACAGCCGAAATGGCGCTCAAGGTCGGCATGGCCGCTGGGCTGGCCTTCAAGAATGGTGAGCATCGCCACCGGGTCGTGATCGGCAAGGATACGCGTCTGTCAGGGTATATGATCGAAAATGCGCTTGTTGCCGGGTTTACGTCCGTTGGTATGGATGTATTCCTCCTTGGCCCGATGCCGACACCTTCCGTCGCCATGCTGACCCGATCCCTGAGGGCCGACCTTGGGGTGATGATCTCTGCATCTCACAATCCTTTCCACGACAATGGCATCAAGTTTTTCGGGCCGGACGGGTTCAAGCTTAGTGACGGCATCGAGCTCGAGATCGAGGCCCTGGCTGAAAGCGATATGACCAATCGCCTTTCAGGTTCCGGAGAGCTCGGCAGAGCGCGGCGAATCGAAGGCGCGCAGCAGCGTTACATCGAATTTGCCAAGCGTACCTTGCCGCGCGAGATGAGCCTCGAAGGTCTGCGCGTTGTCATCGATTGTGCCAATGGTGCCGCCTACAAGGTTGCTCCCGAAGCACTTTGGGAGCTGGGCGCGGATGTTGTCAGCCTCGGAGTGTCTCCTGATGGTTTCAACATCAACAAGGATTGTGGGTCGACTTCTACGGATGCGCTTGCCAAAAAAGTTCATGAAGTACGCGCAGATATCGGCATCGCTCTTGATGGCGATGCGGACCGGGTCATCATCGTGGATGAGAATGGCAACGTGATTGACGGCGACCAGTTGATGGCTGTTGTCGCGCAGTCCTGGCAGGCACATAACCGCCTTTCACAGCCAGGTATCGTTGCGACCGTTATGTCAAACCTTGGGCTCGAGCGTTATCTCGGTGACCTTGGGCTGTCACTTGCCCGAACCAAGGTTGGCGACCGCTATGTGGTCGAGCATATGCGGGCGCAGGGCTATAATGTCGGCGGTGAGCAGTCTGGCCATATTGTTCTTTCTGATTTTGCAACGACGGGAGACGGCTTGATCGCAGCACTTCAGGTCATGGCCTGTGTGAAAGACATGGGACGATCGGTTTCCGAGGTTTGCCGGCGGTTTGAGCCAGTGCCCCAGCTGTTGAAGAACGTGCGCTATAGCGGTGGCACCCCACTTGAGCAGGCTGACGTTCGGGCTGCTATCGAAGATGGTGAGGACCGGCTTGGCAATTCGGGCCGGCTCGTCATTCGTGCGTCCGGAACTGAACCGCTTATCCGCGTCATGGCGGAGGGAGATGATGCTGGTCTCATCAAGCAGGTTGTCAATGACATCGCCGATGTTGTTGCCAGGACGGCGGCATGA
- a CDS encoding DMT family transporter produces MTLANWFLLLLLGTIWGGSFLFAKVAVAEIPPLVLVFLRVLIAGLALHVVLRLRGLSFPLSPTLLASFLVMGLLNNAVPFSLLFWGQTEISAGLASILNATTPIFTFVIAAVLLQQETVQLHRAAGVVLGIAGVAMMLLPNLTGAGHDPLWAQLACLGAALSYGLAAAYARRFKDLPPVISATGQLTGSSLIMLPIAVLSSGSWTMTSVSFEVWANVLALGLVATAAAYLIYFRLLADAGATNASLVTLIVPATAILFGVIILGESLTGFQIGGLGLLLLGLLVLDGRILRRLGLT; encoded by the coding sequence ATGACACTGGCGAACTGGTTTCTCCTGCTTCTGCTCGGCACAATCTGGGGCGGTTCATTTCTCTTCGCAAAGGTCGCAGTCGCAGAGATTCCTCCACTTGTTCTGGTCTTTCTTCGAGTTTTAATTGCAGGTTTGGCCCTTCATGTCGTTTTGCGGCTCCGGGGCCTCTCGTTCCCGCTCTCCCCCACGCTCTTGGCCTCTTTTCTCGTCATGGGGCTGCTGAACAATGCCGTTCCCTTTTCGCTTCTCTTTTGGGGACAGACCGAAATCTCCGCGGGACTGGCGTCGATCCTCAACGCGACGACACCGATTTTCACCTTTGTCATTGCCGCAGTTCTGCTCCAGCAGGAGACCGTCCAGCTTCATAGAGCTGCAGGTGTCGTCTTGGGCATTGCAGGTGTCGCGATGATGCTCCTGCCGAATTTGACGGGAGCTGGTCACGATCCACTATGGGCCCAACTGGCGTGTCTGGGGGCAGCCTTGTCCTATGGGCTGGCCGCCGCCTATGCGAGGCGTTTCAAGGATCTGCCGCCAGTCATATCGGCGACCGGACAGCTTACCGGCTCAAGCCTCATCATGTTGCCGATCGCCGTTCTGTCGTCAGGCAGCTGGACGATGACCAGTGTTTCATTTGAAGTCTGGGCCAACGTCCTGGCCCTTGGACTGGTCGCAACAGCGGCGGCCTACCTGATCTATTTCAGGCTCCTTGCGGACGCCGGCGCGACCAATGCATCTCTGGTGACCCTTATCGTACCGGCAACGGCGATCCTTTTTGGCGTGATAATTCTAGGTGAGAGCCTGACGGGCTTCCAGATTGGCGGACTTGGCCTGCTGCTCTTGGGATTGTTGGTTCTTGACGGCCGCATCCTCCGCCGCCTCGGTCTGACCTAA
- the tilS gene encoding tRNA lysidine(34) synthetase TilS, whose translation MRSAPELHACDLVLSSDQIDQTFKNFHAFSCLAIGVSGGSDSLALLRLLHDWQQRSRWPGRFLVLTVDHGLRNESAQEAEFVDDLCQRLGVDHRTLRWTSAKPTSNLQDEARKARYRLFAEAMSEANAEALVLAHHKDDQVETFLDRLTRGSGVYGLGAMRADELAGPEGLRLLRPLLGVPKSQLQATLQQMGQGWCHDPSNDSTAYKRVRLRHLAAELAAEGLDVERVVETAGRLRRAADAIDAWVGDVLQNNVDEHPAGPLGLLCERYSGLPEEVRLRLLSRLILRVTGNIYPPRLAKLEALDLALCTNADVRLTLGGAQIVRFGDRFCFWKEAGRRPLETINLCGPGSMVWDERFRVSSMLGETAEEGMMIGPLAAAPTVGDEFAFPEDIPKDAFATCLAIWRGDKLLLVPGLFHSDPEIKASIAVDYLRKLPMHTI comes from the coding sequence GTGCGCAGTGCTCCTGAGCTGCACGCCTGCGATCTGGTTCTAAGTTCAGATCAGATCGACCAGACCTTCAAGAATTTTCATGCCTTTTCCTGTCTCGCGATCGGCGTGTCAGGCGGCTCTGATTCACTCGCCCTTCTTCGTCTGCTGCATGACTGGCAACAACGCTCGCGTTGGCCCGGTCGCTTTCTTGTGTTGACCGTGGATCATGGTCTTCGGAACGAAAGCGCACAGGAAGCAGAGTTTGTAGATGATCTTTGCCAAAGGCTCGGCGTTGACCACAGGACGCTTCGTTGGACGTCTGCCAAGCCAACATCAAATCTTCAGGACGAGGCCCGAAAGGCGCGTTACAGGCTTTTTGCCGAGGCAATGTCCGAGGCCAATGCGGAAGCGCTTGTTCTCGCCCATCATAAAGATGATCAGGTCGAGACATTTCTGGACCGGCTCACGCGGGGCAGCGGCGTTTATGGCCTCGGCGCAATGCGCGCGGATGAGCTCGCTGGTCCAGAGGGATTGCGCCTCTTGCGACCATTGCTGGGTGTTCCAAAGTCGCAGTTGCAGGCGACCTTGCAGCAAATGGGGCAGGGCTGGTGTCACGACCCCTCAAATGACAGCACGGCCTACAAGCGCGTTCGATTGAGGCATCTGGCGGCGGAACTCGCAGCAGAGGGGCTGGATGTCGAACGGGTGGTTGAGACTGCGGGACGGCTTCGGCGTGCCGCCGATGCCATCGACGCTTGGGTTGGCGATGTGTTGCAGAACAATGTTGACGAGCATCCCGCTGGTCCACTCGGGTTGCTCTGCGAGCGGTATTCAGGATTGCCGGAGGAAGTTCGGCTCAGGCTGCTTTCACGCCTTATCCTCCGGGTAACGGGAAACATCTATCCGCCGCGGCTTGCCAAGCTTGAGGCCCTTGATCTTGCGCTGTGCACCAATGCGGACGTTCGCTTGACCCTTGGCGGTGCTCAGATTGTGCGCTTTGGCGACCGTTTTTGTTTCTGGAAGGAGGCAGGGAGGCGTCCGCTGGAAACCATAAACCTGTGCGGGCCGGGGAGCATGGTTTGGGATGAACGTTTTCGTGTTTCGTCAATGCTTGGCGAAACAGCCGAAGAAGGTATGATGATCGGGCCATTGGCTGCTGCACCTACCGTCGGCGATGAGTTCGCCTTTCCTGAGGACATCCCGAAGGATGCTTTTGCCACATGTCTAGCAATTTGGCGGGGCGATAAGCTCTTGCTGGTTCCGGGACTTTTCCATTCTGATCCAGAGATTAAGGCGTCGATCGCAGTGGACTACCTGCGAAAATTGCCAATGCACACCATCTAA